The following are encoded in a window of Flavobacterium psychrotrophum genomic DNA:
- a CDS encoding lipocalin family protein encodes MKKILTLLLVAASFCSCSDDDDNNTAAALNGKWQMDALYMYTDLPAPVIAANEVVWQFNGDKLIVVNNSDDARVYPYSGTYAISIDNKRILIKHDDFESYYRYAIIGDELTLTEGEEGLQDGSLIKFSRLSGM; translated from the coding sequence ATGAAAAAAATCCTTACACTTTTGCTTGTTGCAGCAAGCTTTTGTTCGTGTTCTGACGATGATGATAACAATACTGCCGCTGCCTTAAACGGCAAGTGGCAAATGGATGCATTATATATGTATACAGACCTACCCGCCCCGGTAATCGCAGCTAATGAGGTTGTGTGGCAATTTAATGGAGATAAGCTTATTGTAGTTAATAATAGCGATGATGCCCGCGTTTATCCTTACTCTGGCACGTATGCTATTTCTATAGACAATAAGCGCATTCTTATAAAACACGATGATTTTGAGTCGTATTACAGGTATGCAATTATTGGAGATGAACTTACTTTAACCGAAGGGGAAGAAGGGCTTCAGGATGGCTCTTTGATAAAGTTCAGTAGATTATCCGGAATGTAA
- a CDS encoding tetratricopeptide repeat protein encodes MKYIFYLLIFFVSFTCFAQRENEFSKTIKDAQRLVYKQPDSALVIVKRVLAKPNLPDTIYGSMYNIYGIYYGMRGNNDSLIYYQKKSISYLDNYPEFKARSLANLGVGYRNKGEYNTAISTFNAALEINRKIKNDTGIAVDYGELASVYNTMGDYEKSINLLISAIDIVKKDKKQDKLPALQQKLANTYLAQRNFKFAIDLYMDCLPNFKKMGQLKNYYLTLVNLAEARIHLEDLSGAKSALAEAIKGLEDFGDKSIIGISYGKLGNIEEGLGNHAKALASYKKGLELMLQVKSNRAVRVASEYIGLLNKDKNAVAALALAARIDRSGLFENSPNEDKMFYKKAVGDAYSNNNNESAAIKAYQETIVMKDSIAANDRQTAIGEAQAKFETELQREKNAALQANNKSLQKTIEAEKTRRWLYGMGILAIGILILLALRGYFLKSRLQAEQLRTIEAEKNMIQQQHLHEQELTNAQREIIDEKQRELTSTALRMANFQDGVMQIIDKCNTGEISKMSDLKKELQTLAKQEDYWKQFETRFNNLHPEFGNSLQHRFTKLTKNDIEFCSLLKLNLSNKEIASLLQISHESAITKKYRIKKKMEINDDDEFERMLTEM; translated from the coding sequence ATGAAATACATTTTTTATCTACTTATATTTTTTGTAAGCTTTACGTGCTTTGCGCAACGCGAAAACGAATTTTCTAAAACGATAAAAGACGCGCAGCGCCTGGTTTACAAACAGCCGGACAGTGCACTTGTAATTGTAAAGAGAGTACTGGCAAAGCCTAACCTGCCAGATACTATTTATGGCAGCATGTATAACATTTATGGTATATACTATGGTATGCGCGGCAACAACGATTCTCTTATTTATTATCAAAAAAAGTCTATATCGTACTTAGATAATTATCCCGAATTTAAAGCACGCAGCCTGGCAAACCTAGGTGTAGGCTACAGGAACAAAGGCGAATACAATACTGCCATAAGCACATTTAATGCCGCGCTTGAAATTAACCGGAAAATAAAAAATGATACCGGTATAGCAGTAGATTATGGCGAACTGGCAAGTGTATACAACACTATGGGAGATTATGAAAAATCTATAAATCTCCTTATCAGCGCAATAGATATAGTTAAAAAAGATAAAAAACAGGATAAACTGCCTGCCCTGCAACAAAAGCTTGCAAACACCTACCTGGCTCAGCGTAACTTTAAATTTGCAATAGACCTTTATATGGACTGCCTGCCTAATTTTAAAAAAATGGGCCAGCTGAAAAACTACTATCTTACGCTTGTAAACCTTGCAGAAGCACGCATACACCTTGAAGACCTTAGCGGAGCAAAAAGCGCGCTTGCCGAAGCCATTAAAGGGCTTGAAGATTTTGGAGATAAAAGCATTATAGGCATTTCTTATGGTAAGCTGGGGAATATAGAAGAGGGCCTTGGAAACCATGCAAAGGCACTGGCTTCTTATAAAAAGGGACTGGAGCTAATGCTTCAGGTAAAGTCTAACCGTGCAGTTCGTGTAGCATCAGAATATATTGGCTTATTAAACAAAGATAAAAATGCAGTAGCTGCCCTTGCATTAGCTGCCCGCATAGACCGTTCGGGACTTTTTGAAAACAGCCCTAACGAAGACAAGATGTTTTACAAAAAGGCAGTAGGTGATGCTTACAGCAACAACAACAACGAAAGCGCCGCCATAAAAGCCTATCAGGAAACCATAGTTATGAAAGACTCTATTGCGGCTAACGACAGGCAAACGGCAATAGGAGAAGCCCAGGCTAAATTTGAAACCGAATTGCAACGCGAAAAGAACGCAGCATTACAGGCCAATAACAAATCGCTCCAAAAGACGATAGAAGCAGAGAAAACACGCAGGTGGCTGTATGGCATGGGCATACTGGCTATAGGCATACTTATACTGCTTGCACTAAGGGGATACTTTTTAAAATCGCGCCTGCAGGCCGAACAACTGCGCACCATAGAGGCAGAGAAAAACATGATACAGCAGCAGCACCTGCACGAGCAGGAGCTTACCAATGCACAACGTGAAATAATAGACGAAAAGCAGCGCGAACTTACCAGTACAGCCCTGCGCATGGCTAATTTTCAAGATGGTGTAATGCAAATTATTGATAAGTGTAATACCGGCGAAATATCTAAGATGAGCGACCTTAAAAAGGAACTCCAGACTCTTGCTAAACAAGAAGATTACTGGAAACAGTTTGAAACCCGTTTTAACAACCTGCATCCGGAGTTTGGTAATTCGCTACAACACCGCTTTACAAAACTTACCAAAAACGATATTGAGTTTTGCTCACTACTTAAGCTTAACCTGAGCAATAAAGAAATAGCATCATTGCTTCAAATTTCGCACGAAAGTGCCATCACCAAAAAGTATCGCATCAAGAAAAAGATGGAAATAAATGATGATGATGAATTTGAAAGGATGCTGACGGAGATGTGA
- a CDS encoding Rne/Rng family ribonuclease: MNKELIIRSGSEAVDFALLKDGKLIELHKEKEDKSQFNVGDIFIAKIRKPVAGLNAAFVNVGFEKDAFLHYHDLGPNLLSTLKFIKLVSAGKIKDYSLKNFAFEPEIDKNGAIADVLSANQSVLVQVVKEPISTKGPRISSELSLAGRYVVLVPFSDRISISQKIESKEEKDRLKRLVQSIRPKGFGVIVRTVAEGKKVAELDKDLQNLIDKWTGMCKRLPSAHHPSKILGEVNKVSSILRDVFNDTFTGIYVDDEDLFYATKDYLQEIAPQKANIVKHYQNRDLPLFEKYNIERQIKTSFGKTVSMSKGAYLIIEHTEALHVIDVNSGNRSNKALSQEDTALEVNMIAAAEIARQLRLRDMGGIIVVDFIDMGNPDNRKKLYDFLREEMSDDKAKHKILPPSKFGLVQITRQRVRPEVNIKTREENPNTGGGEIEAPILVIDRITADLERIIRNHKKVVLNTHPFVAAYLTKGFPSIRAKWYLEHKKWVKVIPRDAYTFLEYHFYDSKGNAVSE, from the coding sequence GTGAACAAAGAATTGATTATTCGATCTGGTTCTGAAGCCGTAGATTTTGCCTTATTAAAAGATGGAAAACTAATTGAATTACACAAAGAAAAGGAGGATAAGAGCCAGTTTAACGTAGGTGATATCTTTATTGCAAAAATTCGTAAGCCCGTAGCGGGCCTTAATGCTGCGTTTGTAAACGTTGGCTTTGAGAAAGATGCTTTTTTGCACTATCATGACCTTGGGCCAAACCTTCTTTCTACGCTGAAATTCATAAAACTTGTAAGCGCAGGTAAAATAAAAGATTATTCCCTTAAAAATTTTGCTTTTGAACCTGAAATAGATAAGAACGGAGCCATAGCCGATGTGCTTAGTGCTAACCAAAGCGTTCTTGTACAGGTGGTAAAAGAGCCAATAAGTACCAAGGGCCCACGCATAAGCTCAGAGCTTTCGCTGGCCGGCCGTTATGTGGTACTGGTGCCTTTTAGCGACCGTATTTCTATTTCGCAAAAAATAGAGTCAAAAGAAGAAAAAGACCGCCTTAAACGACTGGTGCAATCCATCAGGCCAAAAGGTTTCGGCGTTATCGTAAGAACGGTAGCCGAAGGGAAAAAAGTTGCAGAACTGGACAAAGACCTCCAGAATCTGATAGACAAGTGGACCGGTATGTGCAAACGCCTGCCTAGCGCCCACCACCCAAGTAAAATACTGGGTGAAGTAAACAAGGTGTCGTCTATACTGCGTGATGTGTTTAACGACACATTTACCGGGATTTATGTAGATGATGAAGATCTTTTTTACGCAACGAAGGACTATCTGCAGGAGATAGCCCCTCAAAAAGCAAATATCGTAAAGCATTACCAAAACCGCGACCTGCCTTTGTTTGAAAAATATAACATAGAAAGGCAGATAAAAACCAGTTTTGGAAAAACGGTATCTATGAGCAAAGGTGCTTACCTTATTATAGAGCATACAGAAGCCCTGCACGTTATAGACGTAAACAGTGGTAACCGCTCTAATAAGGCCCTGAGTCAGGAAGATACTGCCCTTGAAGTAAACATGATAGCGGCCGCCGAAATTGCAAGGCAGCTAAGGCTACGTGATATGGGAGGGATTATCGTGGTGGATTTCATCGATATGGGAAATCCGGATAACCGCAAAAAACTGTATGATTTCCTGAGAGAGGAAATGAGCGACGATAAAGCAAAACACAAGATCCTGCCACCGAGTAAATTTGGCCTTGTCCAGATTACGCGGCAAAGGGTTAGGCCAGAGGTAAATATTAAAACCAGGGAGGAAAACCCTAACACGGGTGGAGGCGAAATTGAAGCCCCTATACTGGTAATAGACCGCATAACGGCCGACCTTGAAAGAATTATCCGCAACCACAAAAAAGTAGTGCTTAATACGCACCCGTTTGTGGCGGCATACCTTACTAAAGGTTTCCCATCTATACGCGCTAAATGGTATTTAGAGCATAAAAAATGGGTAAAAGTAATACCACGTGACGCTTACACGTTTTTAGAATACCACTTTTATGACAGCAAAGGAAACGCTGTTTCAGAATAA
- a CDS encoding OmpA family protein — translation MKNLYLALTFVLAANTLSAQTKDTETADKLFARFEYVDAAKEYLKLTKKGKSPYVYKQLADSYFNVFNSKEAIKWYAKAIESKQDAETYFRYAQMLKAEGKYEEANAQMQKFATLAPDDQRSKTFLQDPNYLPRLRSQAKLYDEKLLDINDEKYADFGGVITDDNTFYFASSRNTLRKTYGRNEEPYLDMYTATYTNGTFSKPTAISDINSKWHDGPASVTGDGNVMYFSSESFVNGTFEKDDSGQRTGLIHLFRAEKKDGKWTNIKPLPFNGKTWSTGNPSVTKDGKTLYFASNRKGSMGGSTDIWKVEVKGPNAYGEPVNLGNKINTEGRENFPSITDDGKLFFASDGRKGFGALDIFMIDLAHNGEALNVGQPVNSPLDDFAFSFNVKHNIGFFSSNKAGKDNIYLATPICGVEAVVTVKDEVTGKPIPVAKVAILDEKNNIIETRETSADGVLTYSVDCNKPFRLLAEASGYENATVALPATNGGKLDLIANLKPLSALIVDGKIMLKNIYFEFDKSFITQDAATELNKLVQIMKANPTMIIELKAHTDTRGSAEYNLKLSDDRAKATVQYVISQGIAAERISGKGYGESEPIVKCGDNCTDEEHAKNRRSEFIIVKK, via the coding sequence ATGAAAAACTTATACTTAGCCCTTACGTTTGTACTGGCTGCAAACACACTTAGCGCACAAACTAAAGACACCGAAACGGCCGATAAGCTTTTTGCCCGTTTTGAGTATGTAGATGCCGCAAAAGAATACCTTAAGCTTACTAAAAAAGGCAAAAGCCCATATGTTTACAAACAGCTTGCAGACAGCTACTTTAATGTTTTTAACAGCAAAGAAGCTATAAAATGGTATGCAAAAGCCATAGAAAGCAAGCAGGATGCCGAAACATACTTTCGCTATGCCCAAATGCTGAAGGCTGAGGGCAAGTATGAAGAAGCGAATGCACAAATGCAAAAGTTTGCAACACTGGCGCCAGACGACCAGAGGTCTAAAACATTTTTACAGGACCCCAATTACCTGCCAAGGCTACGTAGCCAGGCAAAACTTTATGACGAAAAGTTACTGGACATTAACGATGAAAAGTATGCCGACTTTGGCGGTGTAATAACCGACGATAATACATTTTACTTTGCCAGTTCGCGGAATACTCTTCGCAAAACCTATGGCCGTAATGAAGAGCCATATCTTGATATGTATACCGCTACATACACAAACGGCACCTTTAGCAAGCCAACGGCTATAAGCGACATTAACTCTAAATGGCACGATGGCCCGGCAAGCGTTACCGGAGATGGTAATGTAATGTATTTTTCGAGCGAAAGTTTTGTAAACGGCACGTTTGAAAAAGACGACTCAGGGCAGCGCACCGGTTTGATACACCTTTTCCGTGCAGAGAAAAAAGATGGCAAGTGGACTAACATTAAGCCGCTGCCGTTTAACGGAAAAACCTGGAGTACCGGAAACCCATCTGTTACTAAAGATGGTAAAACACTCTACTTTGCCAGTAACCGCAAGGGTTCTATGGGCGGTAGTACCGATATCTGGAAAGTAGAAGTTAAAGGTCCTAACGCGTATGGCGAACCTGTAAACCTGGGCAACAAGATAAATACCGAAGGCAGGGAGAACTTTCCTTCTATTACAGATGATGGTAAGTTATTTTTTGCGTCAGACGGGCGCAAGGGCTTTGGTGCACTTGATATCTTTATGATTGACCTGGCCCACAATGGCGAAGCCCTTAACGTAGGCCAGCCGGTAAACTCGCCACTTGATGATTTTGCCTTTAGCTTTAACGTAAAACATAACATAGGCTTTTTTAGCAGCAATAAAGCCGGTAAAGACAACATATACCTTGCCACCCCTATTTGTGGAGTAGAAGCCGTTGTAACCGTAAAAGACGAAGTTACAGGCAAACCTATTCCGGTTGCTAAAGTAGCCATACTCGATGAAAAGAATAACATCATCGAAACCCGCGAAACATCGGCAGATGGTGTACTTACATACAGCGTAGACTGTAACAAGCCCTTCAGGCTACTAGCCGAAGCCAGTGGTTATGAAAATGCTACTGTGGCACTTCCGGCCACTAACGGCGGCAAACTAGACCTTATTGCAAACCTGAAACCGCTTAGCGCCCTTATTGTAGATGGCAAGATAATGCTGAAAAACATTTACTTTGAGTTCGACAAAAGCTTTATTACACAAGATGCGGCAACTGAGCTAAACAAGCTTGTACAAATCATGAAGGCTAACCCTACCATGATCATAGAGCTTAAAGCGCATACCGATACCCGCGGTAGTGCAGAGTATAACCTGAAACTATCTGACGACAGGGCAAAGGCTACCGTGCAGTATGTAATATCGCAGGGCATTGCCGCAGAGCGTATTTCGGGTAAAGGTTATGGCGAGAGCGAGCCTATTGTAAAATGCGGTGATAATTGTACTGACGAAGAACATGCAAAAAACCGTAGGTCTGAATTTATTATTGTAAAAAAATAG
- a CDS encoding regulatory protein RecX: MDTGHKTYTVDEATRKLEYFCSYQDRCHEEVLQKLKSLRMIPQAIDAIMAHLIEHNFLNEERFACSFARGKWRIKQWGKRRIVQELKFRDISRYNIERALKEIDEEEYINQFSKLAETQWENIRETSILKKKKKLTDFLLRKGYENDIIYDKINNLTEF; encoded by the coding sequence ATGGATACAGGCCACAAAACATATACGGTAGATGAAGCCACCCGAAAGCTAGAATATTTTTGCAGCTACCAGGACCGTTGTCATGAAGAAGTATTGCAAAAGCTTAAAAGCCTGCGCATGATACCACAGGCAATAGATGCAATAATGGCTCATTTAATAGAACATAATTTTTTGAATGAAGAACGTTTTGCCTGTAGTTTTGCCCGTGGTAAGTGGCGTATAAAACAGTGGGGAAAGCGCCGCATTGTACAGGAACTCAAATTCAGAGACATTTCACGCTATAATATAGAGCGCGCACTCAAAGAAATTGATGAAGAAGAATATATAAATCAATTCAGTAAACTGGCAGAAACACAGTGGGAAAATATAAGGGAAACTTCCATCCTTAAAAAAAAGAAAAAACTTACAGATTTTTTATTGCGAAAAGGATATGAAAACGACATTATATATGACAAAATTAACAATCTGACTGAATTTTGA
- a CDS encoding cupin-like domain-containing protein, giving the protein MQLNLTEIERVKTISKEDFYNNYVKKQKPLVIEQLTQDWPAYEKWKLNYIKDIAGDKTVPLYDDRPVSHEDGFNQAHATMKMGEYVDLLQSKPTNYRIFLYNLMKEVPSLKNDFKWPDIGLRLVKQLPMLFFGGENSRVFIHYDIDFSNILHFHFHGKKRCILFDPGQTPYLYKVPHALISREDIDFDNPDFDIWPALKQAKGLVADLSHGEMLYMPEGYWHYMKYVTPGFSMSLRAFPRRPLNLMKAAYNVTIMRCFDNFMRRYKGQAWIDYKNREAIIRTHKKLNLPVESF; this is encoded by the coding sequence ATGCAATTAAACCTAACGGAAATTGAACGGGTAAAAACCATTTCCAAAGAAGACTTCTATAACAACTACGTAAAAAAGCAAAAACCCCTGGTAATAGAGCAGCTAACACAAGACTGGCCTGCCTATGAAAAGTGGAAGCTTAACTATATTAAAGACATAGCCGGAGACAAAACCGTACCCCTGTATGATGACAGGCCAGTATCTCACGAAGATGGCTTTAACCAGGCACATGCCACCATGAAGATGGGCGAATATGTAGACCTGCTGCAAAGTAAACCTACTAATTACCGCATTTTTTTATACAACCTCATGAAGGAGGTGCCATCGCTAAAAAACGATTTTAAATGGCCTGACATTGGGTTAAGACTGGTAAAACAACTGCCCATGCTTTTCTTTGGCGGAGAAAACAGCAGGGTATTTATTCACTACGATATCGACTTTAGCAACATACTACACTTTCATTTCCACGGAAAAAAACGCTGCATCTTATTTGACCCAGGCCAAACGCCATACCTGTATAAAGTACCCCATGCGCTTATATCAAGAGAAGATATTGATTTTGACAATCCTGACTTTGACATATGGCCGGCACTAAAGCAGGCAAAAGGGCTTGTTGCAGATCTTAGCCACGGAGAAATGCTTTATATGCCCGAAGGCTACTGGCATTACATGAAGTATGTAACCCCGGGTTTCAGCATGAGCTTAAGGGCTTTTCCGCGCAGGCCACTAAACCTTATGAAAGCAGCTTACAATGTTACCATAATGCGCTGCTTTGACAATTTTATGCGCAGGTATAAAGGCCAGGCCTGGATAGACTATAAAAACCGTGAGGCCATTATCCGTACACATAAAAAGCTGAACCTGCCGGTAGAAAGCTTTTAA
- a CDS encoding helix-turn-helix domain-containing protein yields MKHYSSIIELSRDTGCPPPENPMLGLILCERLVSCNIGEGAFTSDFHTIMFKKMKSGVINYGRTKYDHENGSLSFIKPRQIVEIKDLELEEKGFIIYIHEDYLNGHLLHDQIKKYGFFDYEVNEALHLSPREEEIIWELYFKIEDENNANQDEYTRDIILTHIDSILKYSQRFYKRQFINRTELSGATVSKFNSLLASYLEKGLLQTGGLPTVKAMADALNTSTRYLSDLLRQETGKTALELIHIFLVGEAKNLLQLPEKTIAETAYLLGFENPPYFSRLFKKETGFSPVEYRKQFLN; encoded by the coding sequence ATGAAACATTATAGCAGTATCATAGAACTTAGCCGCGACACCGGCTGCCCGCCACCCGAAAATCCTATGTTGGGGCTTATATTATGCGAACGTCTGGTAAGCTGTAACATTGGCGAAGGTGCGTTTACGTCTGATTTTCATACGATCATGTTTAAAAAAATGAAATCGGGTGTTATTAATTACGGGCGTACTAAATACGACCATGAAAACGGTTCGCTTTCATTCATCAAGCCAAGGCAAATTGTAGAGATAAAAGATCTGGAGCTGGAAGAAAAAGGCTTTATTATTTACATTCACGAAGATTACCTTAACGGGCACCTGCTGCACGACCAGATAAAAAAGTATGGCTTTTTTGATTATGAGGTTAACGAAGCTCTGCACCTTTCGCCGCGCGAGGAGGAGATAATATGGGAGCTGTATTTTAAAATTGAAGACGAAAACAATGCCAACCAGGACGAGTATACCCGTGACATTATCCTGACCCATATCGACTCTATATTAAAATATTCGCAGCGTTTTTATAAACGACAGTTTATTAACCGTACAGAGCTTTCCGGAGCTACGGTATCAAAGTTCAATAGCCTGCTCGCATCATATCTTGAAAAAGGCCTGTTGCAAACCGGTGGCCTGCCTACAGTAAAGGCGATGGCCGATGCGCTTAATACCTCTACCCGCTACCTGAGCGACCTGCTGCGTCAGGAAACCGGTAAGACGGCACTGGAACTTATCCATATTTTTTTAGTAGGGGAGGCCAAGAACTTACTTCAGCTACCCGAAAAAACCATTGCAGAAACGGCTTATTTACTGGGCTTTGAAAACCCGCCATACTTTAGCCGTCTTTTTAAAAAGGAAACAGGCTTTAGCCCTGTAGAATACAGGAAACAGTTTTTGAATTGA
- a CDS encoding SDR family NAD(P)-dependent oxidoreductase: MSKTILITGASRGFGKLWAEAFLKRGDKVAATARNTETLADLVATYGDAILPIKLDVNSRDESFAAVAKAKEHFGTLDVVINNAGYGLFGTIEETSEAEARAQIETNVFGLLWVTQAVVPVFREQGYGHIIQVSSVLGITTLPLLGLYNASKFAVEGLTETLAQEVKGFGINVSLIEPNGFATDWAGASALQTQQLDVYSEVRNAFNEANSQEGLFGDPAATSEAVLKLVDAAQPPLRLFLGKHALPWAKQVYEGRIAEWDAWDEVAVAAHGN, from the coding sequence ATGTCTAAAACAATTTTGATAACAGGTGCTTCCCGCGGATTTGGGAAACTTTGGGCAGAAGCCTTTTTAAAACGTGGTGATAAAGTAGCGGCAACGGCGCGTAATACTGAAACCCTTGCCGATCTTGTAGCTACTTATGGCGATGCTATACTACCTATTAAGCTTGATGTAAACAGCCGCGACGAAAGCTTTGCCGCAGTAGCAAAAGCCAAAGAACACTTTGGTACGCTTGATGTGGTTATAAACAATGCCGGTTATGGCCTTTTTGGTACCATTGAAGAAACCAGCGAAGCCGAAGCCCGCGCCCAGATAGAAACTAACGTATTTGGTTTATTATGGGTTACACAGGCTGTCGTACCTGTATTCAGGGAGCAGGGGTACGGACACATTATTCAGGTAAGCAGTGTGCTTGGTATTACAACACTGCCACTTCTTGGTTTGTACAATGCCTCTAAATTTGCGGTAGAAGGACTTACCGAAACGCTGGCTCAGGAAGTAAAAGGTTTTGGTATCAATGTGTCGCTTATCGAGCCAAATGGTTTTGCTACAGACTGGGCCGGAGCCAGCGCATTGCAAACACAGCAACTTGACGTTTATAGCGAAGTAAGGAACGCCTTTAACGAGGCTAATAGCCAGGAAGGCCTGTTTGGTGATCCTGCCGCTACATCTGAAGCTGTACTTAAACTTGTAGATGCAGCACAGCCTCCGTTAAGGTTGTTCTTAGGTAAACACGCATTACCTTGGGCAAAACAGGTATATGAAGGCCGTATAGCCGAGTGGGATGCCTGGGATGAAGTTGCCGTAGCCGCACATGGTAATTAA